In one window of Nakamurella alba DNA:
- the zwf gene encoding glucose-6-phosphate dehydrogenase has product MSTEYVNPLRDPRDKRLPRIAGPSGIVIFGVTGDLSRKKLMPAIYDLANRGLLPPGFALVGFARRDWDNEDFSKVVHDAVREHARTPFSEQVWRHLAEGFRFVQGSFGDDDAFDTLASTLADLDRVRGTGGNHAFYFSIPPNAFPVVLQQLRRSGLADPHGDEWRRVVIEKPFGHDLASAQELNTIVNDVFPKESVFRIDHYLGKETVQNLLALRFANQLYEPIWNANYVDHVQITMAEDIGIGGRAGYYDGIGAARDVIQNHLLQLMALTAMEEPVSFDPKNLRTEKIKVLSAVRLPADLGQATARGQYAGGWQGGQKVVGYLEEEGFSPTSKTETYAAVKLLVDNRRWAGVPFYLRTGKRLGKRVTEIAVIFKRAPHLPFARTDTEELGSNALVIRVQPDEGVTIRFGSKVPGPSMEVRDVNMDFSYGQSFTEASPEAYERLILDVLLGEPSLFPQDEEVELSWKILDPIERYWAKLNSQPEPYTAGTWGPASSDAMMARDGRVWRRP; this is encoded by the coding sequence ATGAGCACCGAGTACGTCAACCCACTGCGTGATCCACGGGACAAGCGGCTCCCCCGGATCGCCGGTCCGTCCGGGATCGTGATCTTCGGTGTCACCGGCGACCTCTCGCGCAAGAAGCTGATGCCGGCGATCTACGACCTGGCCAACCGCGGGCTGCTGCCGCCGGGCTTCGCACTGGTCGGCTTCGCGCGCCGCGACTGGGACAACGAGGACTTCTCCAAGGTCGTCCACGACGCGGTCCGCGAGCATGCGAGAACGCCGTTCTCCGAACAGGTCTGGCGTCACCTCGCGGAGGGGTTCCGGTTCGTCCAGGGATCCTTCGGGGACGACGACGCGTTCGACACCCTCGCCTCGACGCTGGCCGACCTGGACCGCGTGCGCGGCACCGGCGGCAACCACGCCTTCTACTTCTCCATCCCGCCGAACGCCTTCCCGGTGGTGCTGCAGCAACTGCGCCGGTCCGGTCTCGCCGACCCGCACGGCGACGAGTGGCGCCGGGTGGTCATCGAGAAGCCGTTCGGGCACGACCTGGCCTCGGCACAGGAACTCAACACCATCGTCAACGACGTCTTCCCGAAGGAGTCGGTCTTCCGGATCGACCACTACCTCGGCAAGGAGACGGTGCAGAACCTGCTGGCGCTGCGCTTCGCGAACCAGCTGTACGAACCGATCTGGAATGCCAACTACGTCGACCACGTGCAGATCACCATGGCCGAGGACATCGGCATCGGTGGCCGCGCCGGCTACTACGACGGCATCGGCGCCGCCCGCGACGTCATCCAGAACCACCTGCTGCAGCTGATGGCGCTGACCGCCATGGAGGAGCCCGTCTCCTTCGACCCGAAGAACCTGCGCACCGAGAAGATCAAGGTGCTCTCCGCGGTGCGGCTGCCGGCGGATCTGGGCCAGGCGACGGCGCGCGGGCAGTACGCGGGCGGTTGGCAGGGCGGGCAGAAGGTCGTCGGGTACCTCGAGGAGGAGGGCTTCTCCCCTACTTCCAAGACCGAGACCTACGCCGCGGTCAAGCTTCTCGTGGACAACCGGCGGTGGGCCGGGGTGCCGTTCTACCTGCGCACCGGCAAGCGGCTGGGCAAGCGGGTCACCGAGATCGCGGTGATCTTCAAGCGCGCGCCGCACCTGCCGTTCGCCCGCACCGACACCGAGGAGCTGGGCTCCAACGCCCTGGTGATCCGGGTCCAGCCGGACGAGGGCGTCACCATCCGCTTCGGGTCCAAGGTGCCCGGGCCGTCGATGGAGGTCCGCGACGTCAACATGGACTTCTCCTACGGCCAGTCGTTCACCGAGGCCTCGCCCGAGGCCTACGAGCGGCTGATCCTGGACGTGCTGCTGGGCGAGCCGTCGCTCTTCCCGCAGGACGAGGAGGTCGAGCTCTCCTGGAAGATCCTCGACCCGATCGAGAGGTACTGGGCGAAGCTGAACTCGCAGCCCGAGCCGTACACCGCGGGCACCTGGGGCCCGGCCTCCTCCGACGCGATGATGGCCCGCGACGGCCGCGTCTGGCGGCGACCGTGA
- the tal gene encoding transaldolase has product MSDPLADLSAAGVSLWLDDLSRQRLLSGNLAELIRTKHIVGVTTNPTIFQGALADGASYQQQVAELAAQGADVDDVVRAATTDDVRDACDLFRPIFDATNGVDGRVSIEVDPRLAHETAATVAQAQELAKIVDRPNVLIKIPATLAGLPAITAVLAEGISVNVTLIFSLDRYAAVIEAHQAGLEQAKANGHDLSKIHSVASFFVSRVDTEIDKRLNAIGSPEAKSLLGQAAIANARLAYQLFEEKYAGERWEALASSGANAQRPLWASTGVKDPAYDDTRYVVELVAPGTVNTAPEKTIDAVADHGVIRGDTIAGTYAAASATFSALEAIGIDLTDVYDVLETEGVEKFEKSWEELLETVSASLEKARAGS; this is encoded by the coding sequence ATGTCCGATCCGCTCGCCGATCTCTCGGCCGCCGGCGTCTCGCTCTGGCTGGACGACCTGTCCCGCCAGCGACTGCTGTCCGGCAACCTCGCGGAGCTGATCCGCACCAAGCACATCGTCGGGGTCACCACCAACCCGACGATCTTCCAGGGCGCGCTGGCCGACGGCGCCTCCTACCAGCAGCAGGTCGCCGAGCTGGCGGCGCAGGGTGCCGACGTCGACGACGTCGTGCGCGCCGCCACCACCGACGACGTCCGGGACGCCTGCGACCTGTTCCGGCCGATCTTCGACGCCACCAACGGCGTCGACGGCCGGGTGTCCATCGAGGTCGACCCGCGGCTGGCGCACGAGACCGCCGCCACCGTGGCCCAGGCGCAGGAACTGGCGAAGATCGTCGACCGGCCGAACGTGCTGATCAAGATCCCGGCGACGCTGGCGGGACTGCCGGCGATCACCGCGGTGCTGGCCGAGGGCATCAGCGTGAACGTCACGCTGATCTTCTCGCTGGACCGCTACGCCGCCGTCATCGAGGCGCACCAGGCGGGTCTGGAGCAGGCGAAGGCCAACGGCCACGACCTGTCCAAGATCCACTCGGTGGCCTCGTTCTTCGTGTCCCGGGTGGACACCGAGATCGACAAGCGGCTGAACGCCATCGGTTCGCCGGAGGCCAAGTCGCTGCTCGGCCAGGCCGCGATCGCCAATGCCCGGCTGGCCTATCAGCTGTTCGAGGAGAAGTACGCGGGTGAGCGCTGGGAGGCGCTGGCCTCCTCCGGTGCGAACGCGCAGCGCCCGCTGTGGGCCTCGACCGGCGTCAAGGACCCGGCGTACGACGACACCCGGTACGTCGTCGAACTGGTCGCGCCCGGAACGGTGAACACCGCGCCGGAGAAGACCATCGACGCGGTCGCCGACCACGGCGTGATCCGCGGCGACACGATCGCCGGCACCTACGCCGCGGCCAGCGCCACCTTCAGCGCCCTCGAGGCCATCGGCATCGACCTGACCGACGTCTACGACGTGCTCGAGACCGAGGGTGTCGAGAAGTTCGAGAAGTCGTGGGAGGAGCTGCTGGAGACCGTGTCCGCGAGCCTGGAGAAGGCCCGCGCCGGTAGCTGA
- the tkt gene encoding transketolase, with product MTAADITALTTAHHPDDWSDLDTRAVDTVRVLAADAVQKVGNGHPGTAMSLAPLAYTLFQRVMKSDPVDDTWPGRDRFVLSAGHSSLTLYIQLYLGGFGLELADLEALRTWGSLTPGHPEHLHTKGVEITTGPLGQGLSSAVGMSMASRRERGLFDPSAAPGESPFDHFVYVIASDGDIEEGITSEASSIAGRQQLGNLIVFYDHNQISIEDDTNIALSEDVAARYEAYGWHVQKVEGGENVTGLLEAIEAAKAVTDKPSFIQVHTIIGFPAPNKMNTGKIHGSALGADEVAATKKILGFDPEKSFEVDDTVLKHTRGLQDRGAAWHADWQTKFDAWAAANPENKALWDRLKKRDLPEGWTDALPSWDVDPKGVATRAASGAVLSALAPVLPELWGGSADLAESNNTTMKGADSFGPTDAATAEWNANPYGRTLHFGIREHAMGAILTGIALHGPTRPYGGTFLTFSDYMRGAVRLAAVMGAPAVYVWTHDSIGLGEDGPTHQPVEHLAALRAIPGLSVLRPADANETAFGWQAVLEKQNTWKSGPVGICLTRQAVPVLAGTNAEGVAKGAYVLEEAEGDLQVILMASGSEVQIAVEARAALQAEGIGTRVVSVPCLDWFEAQDAAYIESVLPKAVTARVSIEAAIAQPWWRWLGSAGRPISLEHYGASADFKKLYEEFGITTDATVAAAKESLAAAAPATGPTAEPAKPTDQPPVADLS from the coding sequence GTGACAGCAGCCGACATCACCGCGCTCACCACCGCGCACCACCCGGACGACTGGTCCGACCTGGACACCCGCGCCGTCGACACCGTCCGCGTCCTGGCGGCGGACGCCGTGCAGAAGGTCGGCAACGGTCACCCGGGCACGGCGATGAGCCTGGCCCCGCTCGCCTACACACTGTTCCAGCGGGTCATGAAGTCCGACCCGGTCGACGACACCTGGCCGGGCCGCGACCGGTTCGTGCTGTCCGCCGGACACTCCAGCCTCACCCTGTACATCCAGCTCTACCTCGGCGGCTTCGGCCTGGAACTGGCCGACCTCGAGGCGCTGCGCACCTGGGGCTCGCTGACCCCCGGTCACCCGGAGCACCTGCACACCAAGGGTGTCGAGATCACCACCGGCCCGCTGGGCCAGGGCCTGTCCTCCGCCGTCGGCATGTCGATGGCCTCCCGACGCGAACGCGGGCTGTTCGACCCGTCCGCCGCCCCCGGTGAGAGCCCGTTCGACCACTTCGTCTACGTCATCGCCTCCGACGGTGACATCGAGGAGGGCATCACCTCCGAGGCGTCCTCGATCGCCGGCCGCCAGCAGCTCGGCAACCTGATCGTCTTCTACGACCACAACCAGATCTCGATCGAGGACGACACCAACATCGCCCTCTCCGAGGACGTCGCCGCCCGCTACGAGGCGTACGGCTGGCACGTGCAGAAGGTCGAGGGCGGCGAGAACGTCACCGGCCTGCTCGAGGCGATCGAGGCGGCCAAGGCCGTCACCGACAAGCCGTCGTTCATCCAGGTGCACACCATCATCGGCTTCCCCGCGCCGAACAAGATGAACACCGGCAAGATCCACGGCTCGGCGCTCGGCGCCGACGAGGTCGCCGCCACCAAGAAGATCCTGGGCTTCGACCCGGAGAAGTCCTTCGAGGTCGACGACACCGTCCTCAAGCACACCCGCGGCCTGCAGGACCGTGGCGCCGCCTGGCACGCCGACTGGCAGACGAAGTTCGACGCCTGGGCTGCCGCCAACCCGGAGAACAAGGCGCTCTGGGACCGGCTGAAGAAGCGCGACCTGCCCGAGGGCTGGACCGACGCACTGCCGAGCTGGGACGTGGATCCCAAGGGTGTCGCCACCCGCGCCGCCTCCGGAGCGGTGCTGTCCGCCCTGGCTCCGGTGCTGCCGGAGCTGTGGGGCGGCTCGGCCGACCTGGCCGAGTCGAACAACACCACGATGAAGGGTGCCGACTCGTTCGGCCCGACCGACGCCGCGACCGCCGAGTGGAATGCCAACCCCTACGGCCGGACGCTGCACTTCGGCATCCGCGAGCACGCGATGGGTGCCATCCTCACCGGCATCGCGCTGCACGGCCCGACCCGGCCCTACGGCGGCACCTTCCTCACCTTCTCCGACTACATGCGCGGCGCCGTGCGTCTCGCGGCCGTCATGGGCGCCCCGGCGGTCTACGTCTGGACCCACGACTCCATCGGCCTCGGCGAGGACGGCCCGACCCACCAGCCGGTCGAGCATCTCGCCGCGCTGCGCGCCATCCCGGGTCTGTCCGTGCTGCGTCCGGCGGACGCCAACGAGACGGCGTTCGGCTGGCAGGCCGTGCTGGAGAAGCAGAACACCTGGAAGTCCGGCCCGGTCGGTATCTGCCTGACCCGGCAGGCCGTCCCGGTCCTCGCCGGCACCAACGCCGAGGGCGTGGCCAAGGGCGCGTACGTGCTCGAGGAGGCCGAGGGCGACCTGCAGGTGATCCTGATGGCCAGCGGCTCCGAGGTGCAGATCGCCGTCGAGGCACGCGCCGCGCTGCAGGCCGAGGGCATCGGCACCCGCGTGGTCTCGGTCCCCTGCCTGGACTGGTTCGAGGCGCAGGACGCCGCCTACATCGAGTCGGTGCTGCCGAAGGCGGTCACCGCCCGGGTGTCGATCGAGGCCGCGATCGCGCAGCCCTGGTGGCGCTGGCTCGGCTCGGCCGGCCGGCCGATCTCGCTCGAGCACTACGGCGCCTCGGCCGACTTCAAGAAGCTGTACGAGGAGTTCGGCATCACCACCGATGCCACCGTCGCCGCGGCCAAGGAGTCCCTGGCGGCGGCCGCCCCGGCCACCGGTCCGACCGCGGAGCCCGCGAAGCCGACCGACCAGCCGCCGGTCGCCGACCTCTCCTGA
- a CDS encoding heme o synthase — MLVGGRRSKVTSTLLAYVALTKPRIIELLLITTIPAMFAAERGIPGFGLVVATLVGGTLAAGSANALNCVVDADIDAVMRRTRTRPLARHAVPTRNALVFGIVLGILSAAFLAWTTTWQAAVLAVVAILFYVFVYSMWLKRRTSQNIVWGGLAGCMPVIIGWSAITGGIGWPAWVFFGVIFFWTPPHTWALAMRYREDYAAAGVPMLPVVATERVVVRQIVVYSWAMVACSLLLVPASSWIYAAVAAPAGLLFLATAHILHFRVLKGVPAQPMTLFHLSNLYLTVISVAWAVDAAIGLNVVGWPW; from the coding sequence ATCCTGGTCGGCGGCCGTCGGAGCAAGGTCACCAGCACCCTGCTGGCTTATGTCGCGCTGACCAAGCCGCGGATCATCGAGCTGCTGCTCATCACCACCATCCCGGCGATGTTCGCCGCCGAGCGCGGCATCCCCGGCTTCGGGCTGGTCGTCGCCACCCTGGTCGGCGGCACCCTCGCGGCCGGATCGGCCAACGCGCTCAACTGCGTGGTCGACGCCGACATCGACGCCGTCATGCGGCGCACCCGGACCCGGCCGCTGGCCCGGCACGCGGTGCCCACCCGCAACGCGCTGGTCTTCGGCATCGTGCTCGGCATCCTGTCGGCCGCGTTCCTGGCGTGGACCACCACCTGGCAGGCCGCGGTGCTGGCCGTCGTGGCGATCCTGTTCTACGTCTTCGTCTACTCGATGTGGCTCAAGCGCCGTACCAGCCAGAACATCGTCTGGGGCGGCCTGGCCGGCTGCATGCCGGTGATCATCGGGTGGTCCGCGATCACCGGCGGCATCGGTTGGCCGGCCTGGGTCTTCTTCGGCGTCATCTTCTTCTGGACGCCGCCGCACACGTGGGCGCTGGCGATGCGCTACCGCGAGGACTACGCCGCGGCCGGCGTCCCGATGCTCCCGGTCGTCGCGACCGAGCGGGTCGTGGTCCGGCAGATCGTCGTCTACTCCTGGGCGATGGTGGCCTGCTCGCTGCTGCTGGTCCCGGCGTCGTCGTGGATCTACGCCGCCGTCGCCGCGCCGGCCGGGCTGCTGTTCCTGGCCACCGCGCACATCCTGCACTTCCGGGTGCTCAAGGGTGTGCCGGCGCAGCCGATGACCCTGTTCCATCTGTCCAACCTGTACCTGACCGTGATCTCGGTGGCGTGGGCCGTCGACGCCGCGATCGGACTGAACGTCGTGGGGTGGCCCTGGTGA
- a CDS encoding deoxyribonuclease IV, protein MSALVLGAHVDQLDPVAEAAARGAGLSQFFLGDPQGYKGPELAYEAGPEALKQAAADAGIRLYVHAPYVINVATSNNRIRIPSRKLLQQHMNAAAEIGAAGLIVHGGHVLAKDDPSLGIDNWRKCIDGLEMPIPLLIENTAGGDRAMARHLDRIAELWDAIGTAKGGDTVGFCLDTCHAHAGGEELAGIVDRVKAITGRIDLVHANDSRDEFDSGADRHANLGDGFADADALAAAVAAAQAPVVVETPGGVEGQKADIDWLRERL, encoded by the coding sequence GTGAGCGCACTCGTCCTCGGAGCACATGTCGACCAGCTGGACCCGGTGGCCGAGGCGGCCGCCCGCGGCGCCGGCCTCTCCCAGTTCTTCCTCGGTGACCCCCAGGGCTACAAGGGACCGGAGCTGGCCTACGAGGCCGGGCCGGAGGCACTGAAGCAGGCGGCGGCGGACGCCGGGATCCGGCTCTACGTGCACGCGCCGTATGTGATCAACGTGGCCACCTCGAACAACCGGATCCGCATCCCGAGCCGGAAGCTGTTGCAGCAGCACATGAACGCGGCCGCGGAGATCGGCGCGGCCGGGCTCATCGTGCACGGCGGCCACGTGCTGGCCAAGGACGACCCGTCCCTCGGGATCGACAACTGGCGCAAGTGCATCGACGGCCTGGAGATGCCGATCCCGCTGCTCATCGAGAACACCGCCGGCGGCGACCGGGCGATGGCCCGGCACCTGGACCGGATCGCCGAGTTGTGGGACGCGATCGGCACCGCGAAGGGCGGCGACACCGTCGGCTTCTGCCTGGACACCTGCCACGCCCACGCCGGTGGTGAGGAGCTGGCCGGCATCGTCGACCGGGTCAAGGCCATCACCGGCCGGATCGACCTGGTGCATGCCAACGACTCCCGCGACGAGTTCGACTCCGGCGCCGACCGCCACGCCAACCTGGGCGACGGCTTCGCGGACGCCGACGCATTGGCCGCCGCCGTCGCCGCCGCGCAGGCCCCGGTGGTCGTCGAGACCCCGGGCGGCGTGGAAGGTCAGAAGGCCGACATCGACTGGCTCAGGGAGCGCCTGTAG
- a CDS encoding COX15/CtaA family protein — translation MALTETSPSATGAAAAGSPWFRSPTLLKVFAWAAVISNGGIAVTGATVRVTGSGLGCETWPECQPGTLIPEARTGLEGIHQAIEFGNRTLTGVVLIASLGTFLFAWLARPRRSSVVRLALAGPLGVLFQAVWGGVVVRTELTWWTVAPHMLVSLVLLFFAIAVVVRLGEPDAPARPVVPKPLVVLARVTVVVLGALCVAGTLVTAAGPHGGDAETPRLELPVRTLAQIHADLMFTYIGLLVALTVGFLAVKAPRKLIRRSWILVGVTAGQGLIGLVQYATGVPEALVVAHVAGAVLLVGAAAAMLFATRERPAVAVGAPV, via the coding sequence ATGGCACTGACCGAAACGTCCCCCTCCGCCACCGGCGCGGCCGCCGCCGGCAGCCCGTGGTTCCGCAGCCCGACCCTGCTCAAGGTGTTCGCCTGGGCAGCGGTGATCTCCAACGGCGGGATCGCGGTGACCGGCGCGACCGTGCGGGTCACCGGATCCGGCCTCGGCTGCGAGACCTGGCCGGAGTGCCAGCCGGGCACGCTGATCCCGGAGGCCCGCACCGGGCTGGAGGGCATTCACCAGGCGATCGAGTTCGGCAACCGGACGCTGACCGGTGTGGTGCTGATCGCCTCGCTCGGCACCTTCCTGTTCGCCTGGTTGGCGCGCCCGCGGCGCAGCTCCGTGGTCCGGCTCGCCCTCGCCGGTCCGCTCGGCGTGCTGTTCCAGGCGGTCTGGGGCGGTGTGGTGGTGCGGACCGAGCTGACCTGGTGGACCGTCGCCCCGCACATGCTCGTCTCGCTGGTGTTGCTGTTCTTCGCCATCGCGGTGGTGGTGCGGCTGGGCGAGCCGGACGCCCCGGCCCGGCCGGTGGTACCGAAACCCCTGGTGGTGCTGGCCCGGGTGACCGTGGTGGTGTTGGGCGCGCTCTGCGTGGCGGGCACCCTGGTCACCGCGGCCGGACCGCACGGCGGGGACGCCGAGACCCCGCGACTCGAGTTGCCGGTGCGCACGCTCGCCCAGATCCACGCCGATCTGATGTTCACCTACATCGGCCTGCTGGTCGCGCTGACCGTCGGCTTCCTCGCGGTGAAGGCCCCGCGGAAGCTGATCCGCCGGTCCTGGATCCTGGTCGGCGTGACCGCCGGCCAGGGCCTCATCGGCCTGGTGCAGTACGCGACCGGAGTCCCGGAGGCGCTGGTCGTGGCGCACGTGGCCGGCGCGGTGTTGCTGGTCGGCGCGGCGGCGGCGATGCTGTTCGCCACCCGGGAGCGGCCCGCGGTCGCTGTCGGCGCGCCGGTCTAG
- a CDS encoding ABC transporter permease, protein MTAPVPGATFAPGTFLPRPEPAPAGRAVLAAARFELTLLLRNGEQLLLAVVIPLAVLLGLTLTTFVDLDGRRIDVVTPGVLVLAVMSTAFTSQAITTGFDRRYGVLKRLAAAGVGRLQLVGAKCLATLGVLVLQMILLGGVALALGWQPHGNAAWAVLLVVLGAAAFVALALLVGGTLRAEAVLALANLVWLVLIGLGGVVIPLSDAPSALRTIGELTPTGALTTGLRAVLTDGTGPGLLPPVVLLAWVLIGTVGTVRWFRWH, encoded by the coding sequence ATGACCGCACCTGTCCCCGGAGCGACGTTCGCACCGGGCACCTTCCTGCCGCGCCCGGAGCCCGCGCCTGCCGGCCGGGCGGTCCTCGCCGCGGCCCGGTTCGAGCTCACCCTGCTGCTGCGCAACGGGGAGCAGTTGCTGCTCGCCGTGGTGATCCCGCTGGCGGTCCTGCTCGGTCTGACCCTCACCACGTTCGTCGACCTCGACGGCCGCCGCATCGATGTGGTCACGCCCGGTGTCCTGGTGCTCGCGGTGATGTCCACCGCCTTCACCTCGCAGGCGATCACAACGGGCTTCGACCGGCGCTACGGCGTGCTGAAGCGGCTGGCCGCGGCCGGTGTCGGCCGATTGCAGCTGGTCGGCGCCAAGTGTCTGGCCACCCTCGGTGTTCTGGTGCTGCAGATGATCCTGCTCGGCGGCGTCGCGCTGGCGCTGGGCTGGCAGCCGCACGGCAACGCCGCGTGGGCGGTGCTGCTGGTCGTGCTCGGTGCGGCCGCGTTCGTCGCGCTGGCCCTGCTGGTCGGCGGCACCCTGCGGGCCGAGGCGGTGCTGGCGCTGGCGAACCTGGTCTGGCTGGTGCTGATCGGGCTGGGCGGGGTGGTGATCCCGCTCTCGGACGCCCCGTCGGCGCTCCGCACGATCGGTGAGCTGACCCCGACCGGCGCCCTCACCACCGGGCTGCGCGCCGTGCTCACCGACGGCACCGGGCCGGGTCTGCTGCCGCCCGTGGTGCTGCTCGCATGGGTCCTGATCGGCACCGTCGGGACAGTACGGTGGTTCCGATGGCACTGA
- a CDS encoding ABC transporter ATP-binding protein, whose amino-acid sequence MSAVRSEYPAAEDPATGPAIEVDGLVRRYGDLTAVDGLSFTLPRGQMLALLGPNGAGKTTTVEICEGFARPDAGTVRVLGLDPWKQAAQLRPRIGVMLQAGGAHGSARTGEMLDLVAASSRDPLDTRWLLDVLGLTDATRTPVRRLSGGQVQRLGLAMALVGRPELLFLDEPTAGMDPQARHLVWDLLRSARADGVGILLTTHLLDEAELLADRIVIVDHGRVVASGTTEELTAGQERTLRFGAPTALDLAPLRTALPDGFVVSEPRPGRYLVEGDITPATMATVTSFCARMGVMPTGLDAGERRLEDVYLELTGRALRG is encoded by the coding sequence GTGAGTGCGGTGCGGAGCGAGTACCCGGCGGCGGAGGACCCCGCGACCGGCCCGGCCATCGAGGTCGACGGGCTGGTCCGGCGCTACGGCGATCTCACCGCCGTGGACGGCCTGTCCTTCACCCTGCCCCGCGGGCAGATGCTGGCCCTGCTCGGACCGAACGGCGCCGGCAAGACCACCACCGTGGAGATCTGCGAGGGGTTCGCCCGGCCCGACGCCGGCACCGTCCGGGTGCTCGGACTCGATCCCTGGAAGCAGGCCGCACAGCTGCGGCCGCGGATCGGGGTGATGTTGCAGGCCGGCGGGGCGCACGGCTCGGCGCGCACCGGCGAGATGCTCGACCTGGTCGCCGCATCCTCCCGGGATCCGCTCGACACCCGTTGGCTGCTGGATGTTCTCGGTCTCACCGACGCCACCCGCACGCCGGTCCGCCGGCTGTCCGGCGGCCAGGTGCAACGGCTGGGTCTGGCGATGGCGCTGGTGGGCCGGCCGGAGCTGCTGTTCCTGGACGAGCCGACCGCCGGCATGGATCCGCAGGCGCGTCATCTGGTCTGGGACCTGCTGCGCAGCGCCCGGGCCGACGGCGTGGGCATCCTGTTGACCACGCACCTGCTGGACGAAGCGGAGCTGCTCGCCGACCGGATCGTCATCGTCGATCACGGCCGGGTGGTCGCCTCGGGCACCACCGAGGAGCTGACCGCCGGGCAGGAACGCACGCTCCGCTTCGGCGCTCCGACCGCGCTGGACCTGGCGCCGCTGCGTACCGCGCTGCCGGACGGGTTCGTGGTCAGCGAGCCGCGGCCGGGCCGCTATCTGGTGGAGGGCGACATCACCCCGGCCACCATGGCCACCGTCACCTCGTTCTGCGCTCGGATGGGCGTGATGCCGACCGGGCTGGACGCGGGTGAGCGCCGGCTCGAGGACGTCTACCTGGAACTGACCGGAAGGGCCCTGCGCGGATGA